The Puntigrus tetrazona isolate hp1 chromosome 16, ASM1883169v1, whole genome shotgun sequence genome includes a region encoding these proteins:
- the mef2d gene encoding myocyte-specific enhancer factor 2D isoform X7 has product MGRKKIQIQRITDERNRQVTFTKRKFGLMKKAYELSVLCDCEIALIIFNHSNKLFQYASTDMDKVLLKYTEYNEPHESRTNADIIETLRKKGFNGCNSPEPDGDDSIDQSPLQEDKYRKSEELDILFKRYGSTVPPPTFSMPVTVPVSSQSPLPFSNPSSLVTTSFVTSTLTDPRLLSPQQPQLQRNTVSPGLPQRPASAGALLGGDLNNSNGACPSPVANGYVSARASPGLLSVSNGSMVKVVTAKPPSPSSPQMVNSRKPDLRVITSQSSKGLMQLTDEELELVSENAQRLGASQVTQPLTTPVVSVATPSLLTPFSMPTAYNTEYQLTSADLTALQAFTPSGALLPSNMTTWQQQQQPSVSQQPQQQPSVSQQQPQQQQQQQQQPQQLTLASLSNLVPVGTLPHGATLTVNTNPNVSIKSEPVSPNRDRSTPSSTAGALGGVSGLTVTQYPAALRLEPTGRSPVDSISSNGSSYEGSDRDDGGQPRPPDFNSASLGLLRASGEQPAQAEQQESANVKRMRLDTWVT; this is encoded by the exons GTGACCTTCACCAAACGGAAGTTTGGTCTGATGAAGAAAGCTTATGAGCTCAGTGTGTTGTGTGACTGCGAGATTGCCCTCATTATTTTCAATCACTCAAACAAGCTCTTCCAGTATGCCAGCACCGACATGGACAAAGTGCTCCTCAAATACACCGAGTACAATGAGCCGCACGAAAGCAGGACCAACGCAGACATCATCGAG ACGTTGAGAAAGAAAGGCTTTAACGGTTGCAACAGTCCAGAGCCAGACGGGGACGATTCAATCGACCAAAGTCCGTTACAGGAGGATAAATACCGCAAGAGCGAGGAGCTGGACATCCTCTTCAAACGCTACGGA TCCACAGTGCCACCGCCCACTTTCTCCATGCCAGTCACAGTGCCGGTGTCCAGTCAGAGCCCTCTGCCATTCAGCAATCCCAGCAGCCTCGTCACCACTTCCTTCGTCACCTCCACTCTCACAGACCCGCGCCTGCTGTCACCACAGCAACCGCAGCTGCAGAGGAACACGGTGTCTCCAGGCCTGCCACAGAGACCTGCCAGCGCAG GTGCTCTTTTGGGAGGTGACCTCAACAATTCAAACGGAGCGTGCCCAAGCCCTGTGG CCAATGGTTACGTCAGTGCCAGGGCCTCCCCAGGACTACTCTCAGTCTCCAACGGCAGCATGGTAAAAGTAGTGACGGCTAAACCTCCCTCTCCATCCAGCCCTCAGATGGTGAACAGTCGTAAACCGGACCTTCGGGTCATCACTTCACAGAGCAGCAAGGGTCTCATGCAACTG ACAGATGAAGAGCTGGAGTTGGTGAGTGAG AACGCTCAGCGGTTAGGCGCCTCTCAAGTGACCCAGCCTCTTACCACACCAGTGGTTTCCGTGGCAACGCCGAGCCTCCTGACTCCATTCTCCATGCCAACCGCCTACAACACAG AGTACCAGCTAACAAGTGCAGATCTCACAGCCCTCCAGGCCTTCACGCCGTCGGGTGCACTGTTGCCAAGCAACATGACCACTtggcaacagcagcagcagccatcTGTATCCCAACAACCACAGCAGCAGCCATCCGTATCCCAGCAACAGCctcagcagcagcaacaacagcagcagcaaccaCAGCAGCTAACTCTGGCCTCCCTCAGTAATCTTGT GCCCGTGGGGACGCTCCCACATGGAGCTACTCTGACGGTTAACACTAACCCCAACGTCAGCATCAAATCCGAGCCAGTGTCTCCTAACCGGGATCGCAGCACCCCTAGTTCCACCGCTGGGGCATTGGGTGGCGTGTCAGGCCTAACCGTGACCCAGTATCCAGCAGCACTGCGTTTGGAGCCCACCGGCCGCTCTCCGGTTGACAGCATCAGCAGTAACGGCAGCTCGTACGAAGGAAGCGACCGAGACGACGGAGGGCAGCCACGCCCTCCTGACTTCAACTCCGCCAGCCTGGGTCTCCTCCGAGCTTCCGGAGAGCAGCCGGCCCAAGCGGAGCAGCAGGAGTCAGCCAACGTGAAACGCATGAGACTGGACACCTGGGTCACATAG
- the mef2d gene encoding myocyte-specific enhancer factor 2D isoform X2 translates to MGRKKIQIQRITDERNRQVTFTKRKFGLMKKAYELSVLCDCEIALIIFNHSNKLFQYASTDMDKVLLKYTEYNEPHESRTNADIIETLRKKGFNGCNSPEPDGDDSIDQSPLQEDKYRKSEELDILFKRYGSTVPPPTFSMPVTVPVSSQSPLPFSNPSSLVTTSFVTSTLTDPRLLSPQQPQLQRNTVSPGLPQRPASAGALLGGDLNNSNGACPSPVANGYVSARASPGLLSVSNGSMVKVVTAKPPSPSSPQMVNSRKPDLRVITSQSSKGLMQLTDEELELVSENAQRLGASQVTQPLTTPVVSVATPSLLTPFSMPTAYNTEYQLTSADLTALQAFTPSGALLPSNMTTWQQQQQPSVSQQPQQQPSVSQQQPQQQQQQQQQPQQLTLASLSNLVMWGSDKQNGEMAHCISGLAANLSVTSQGSLLLGREEGISWPVGTLPHGATLTVNTNPNVSIKSEPVSPNRDRSTPSSTAGALGGVSGLTVTQYPAALRLEPTGRSPVDSISSNGSSYEGSDRDDGGQPRPPDFNSASLGLLRASGEQPAQAEQQESANVKRMRLDTWVT, encoded by the exons GTGACCTTCACCAAACGGAAGTTTGGTCTGATGAAGAAAGCTTATGAGCTCAGTGTGTTGTGTGACTGCGAGATTGCCCTCATTATTTTCAATCACTCAAACAAGCTCTTCCAGTATGCCAGCACCGACATGGACAAAGTGCTCCTCAAATACACCGAGTACAATGAGCCGCACGAAAGCAGGACCAACGCAGACATCATCGAG ACGTTGAGAAAGAAAGGCTTTAACGGTTGCAACAGTCCAGAGCCAGACGGGGACGATTCAATCGACCAAAGTCCGTTACAGGAGGATAAATACCGCAAGAGCGAGGAGCTGGACATCCTCTTCAAACGCTACGGA TCCACAGTGCCACCGCCCACTTTCTCCATGCCAGTCACAGTGCCGGTGTCCAGTCAGAGCCCTCTGCCATTCAGCAATCCCAGCAGCCTCGTCACCACTTCCTTCGTCACCTCCACTCTCACAGACCCGCGCCTGCTGTCACCACAGCAACCGCAGCTGCAGAGGAACACGGTGTCTCCAGGCCTGCCACAGAGACCTGCCAGCGCAG GTGCTCTTTTGGGAGGTGACCTCAACAATTCAAACGGAGCGTGCCCAAGCCCTGTGG CCAATGGTTACGTCAGTGCCAGGGCCTCCCCAGGACTACTCTCAGTCTCCAACGGCAGCATGGTAAAAGTAGTGACGGCTAAACCTCCCTCTCCATCCAGCCCTCAGATGGTGAACAGTCGTAAACCGGACCTTCGGGTCATCACTTCACAGAGCAGCAAGGGTCTCATGCAACTG ACAGATGAAGAGCTGGAGTTGGTGAGTGAG AACGCTCAGCGGTTAGGCGCCTCTCAAGTGACCCAGCCTCTTACCACACCAGTGGTTTCCGTGGCAACGCCGAGCCTCCTGACTCCATTCTCCATGCCAACCGCCTACAACACAG AGTACCAGCTAACAAGTGCAGATCTCACAGCCCTCCAGGCCTTCACGCCGTCGGGTGCACTGTTGCCAAGCAACATGACCACTtggcaacagcagcagcagccatcTGTATCCCAACAACCACAGCAGCAGCCATCCGTATCCCAGCAACAGCctcagcagcagcaacaacagcagcagcaaccaCAGCAGCTAACTCTGGCCTCCCTCAGTAATCTTGT CATGTGGGGCTCAGACAAACAGAACGGAGAGATGGCTCACTGCATCTCTGGTCTGGCTGCTAATCTCAG TGTGACCTCTCAGGGCAGCTTACTCTTGGGCAGGGAGGAAGGGATCAGCTG GCCCGTGGGGACGCTCCCACATGGAGCTACTCTGACGGTTAACACTAACCCCAACGTCAGCATCAAATCCGAGCCAGTGTCTCCTAACCGGGATCGCAGCACCCCTAGTTCCACCGCTGGGGCATTGGGTGGCGTGTCAGGCCTAACCGTGACCCAGTATCCAGCAGCACTGCGTTTGGAGCCCACCGGCCGCTCTCCGGTTGACAGCATCAGCAGTAACGGCAGCTCGTACGAAGGAAGCGACCGAGACGACGGAGGGCAGCCACGCCCTCCTGACTTCAACTCCGCCAGCCTGGGTCTCCTCCGAGCTTCCGGAGAGCAGCCGGCCCAAGCGGAGCAGCAGGAGTCAGCCAACGTGAAACGCATGAGACTGGACACCTGGGTCACATAG